The Microbacterium natoriense genomic interval GGCCGGGGCCGCCTTCGTGGTGGCTGAACTCGACCGAGATGCCGAGGTCCTCCAGCATCCGCACCGAGCGCCGGCGGAAGTCGTGCGCCGTGCCGCCGGGGACGTTGTCGAAGTATCCGGCGGAGTCGACCGGAACCGGTCCTTCCGGACCGAACGACGAGGACTTGAGCAGATAGAACTCGATCTCGGGATGCGTGTAGAACGTGAAGCCCGCGTCGGCTGCCTTGGCCAGGGTGCGCTTGAGCACGTGCCGCGGGTCGGAGACCGCAGGGCGCCCGTCGGGCGTCGTGATGTCGCAGAACATGCGCGCGGTCGGGTCGATCTCACCGCGCCACGGCAGGATCTGGAAGGTCGTGGGATCGGGCTGCGCCAACAGGTCGGACTCGTAGCTGCGGGTCAGTCCCTCGATGGCCGATCCGTCGAAGCCGATGCCCTCGGCGAATGCGCCTTCGACCTCGGCAGGCGCGATGGCCACCGATTTGAGGGTTCCGATCACATCGGTGAACCAGAGGCGGACGAACTTGACGCCCCGCTCCTCGATCGTGCGGAGCACGAAATCCCGCTGCTTGTCCATTGCTACTCTGCGTCCTGGCTCTTGGCGGCGTCTTCGGCCGCATCCTCGTCCGCCCACGCGCGGGCGCGTTCCCGCAGCAGCGCCGGCGCGTTCGCCGCCTCCGCCTCGGTGTCGAAGGGCCCTACGCGGTCAACCGACGGCGAGATCATGCCGAACTCGACCTGTCCGGTGGCCAGGTTGTACCAGTACTTCTCATCGCCAGTCGACATCAGCGCTCCTTCTTCCCGTGATGTCATCGATCCTACTGGCGCTGACGCCTGTCGCTAAGCTAGCGACCATGGCAAAAGCGATCGGCGTCGACATCGGCGGCACGGGTATCAAGGCAGGAATCGTCGACCTCGAGCACGGGACCATGGCGTCCGACCGCGTTCGCGTCCCCACTCCTGAGGGCGCATCGCCCCAGGACGTGCTGACAGCCGTCCAGACGGTGCTTCGCACGCTCGACGTGCACGAGTCCACTCTTCCCCTCGGTGTCGCCTTCCCCGCGATCGTCAAGCGGGGCAAGACGCTCTCTGCGGCCAATGTCTCCAAGGAATGGCTCGACTTCGACGCCGAGCGCTTCTTCCGCGACGGCTTGGGCCGCAACATCGTCTTCGTCAACGATGCAGACGCCGCGGGCGTCGCCGAGGCGCGCCACGGAGCGGCCCGCGACGTCATCGGGCTCACCCTGCTCACCACGCTCGGCACCGGCATCGGATCCGCCCTTCTCTACGACGGCGTGCTCGTCCCCAACTCCGAACTCGGACATCTGAACTTCCGCGAGTTCGACTCGGTGGAGAAGTGGGCCGCGACCTCTGCCCGCGAGCGCGAGGGCCTCAGCTGGGAGGCATGGGCCGAGCGCCTCCAGGCCTTCTACTCGCACATCGAGTTCCTCTTCAGCCCGGATCTGTTCGTCGTCGGCGGCGGCGTGTCGAAGAACGCGGGCGACTTCCTTCCGCTGCTCGAACTGAAGACTCCGATCGTCCCCGCGATCCATCGCAACAACTCGGGGATCATCGGCGCGGCATCCCTCGCCGGCGACTGAGCCGCAGGCATCCGAAACCTCTCGGGCCCCGTGTTCCTCCGGGAACGCGGGGCCTTCGCCATACCGGCTCTGCTACTGCTTGGCTACGAACAGGTCGGCGGGATCCACTGCCAGCACCAGCACGTCGCCGGGCTGGAGAACCCACTCCAGGCCGCTGTACTCCATGAACGATTGCGGCTCCAGACAGAATCGGTCGCCGATCGCGATCTCACCGTCGCCGTCTGCGACCGTGTACGACATGATGCGTCCGGCAGAGTCCCTCGCGACGGTCCCGTCGGCGGTGTCTCTGGATCCGCGATCCACCAATTCGGGGCCGATCCAGAACACCCGATGCCCATCGTCGCCGTTGCCGTACAAGAACCCCAGCCCCGACCGCTCGATGCATCCGCTGCTGTCGGGAACCTTGGCGCCCCTTCGCAGAAGAAGACGATCCCCCGGCCCGATCGTCTCCGGGGCGACGCCGTTGAGAGACGCCAGCCGGTCGACGCCGAACCTCTGCTCGATCGCGCTGATGATGTCGCCGTACGTGACCACGTAACCGACGAGTGCGTCGTCGTAGAAGACGGCTTCTCCCTCAGCACCGTCGATGGAGCCGGTGTCGACAGGCTCCGACTCCGCAGCAAGCGCGGGGTCGACGCTCGGTTCCGGCGACGGTTGAACCGCCGCTGGCGTCTCGGTGGGCTTCGGCTCCGGGGCCGTGCATCCGGTGAGCACGACGGCGACGAGGGCAGCGAGAAGTGCCGACCCGACCACTGCGCGATACGACATTGACGAACGCTACCGCGCGTGCGGCGATGAATCCAGTAGGGGGGGTGCGAATGGGCCGACCTGTACGCCGGGTTCTGTTCCGGGGTTCTTCGCCCCTTCGACGGCCATCTCTCTCGGCGACACGTTGCCGTGGCACTCTAGCGGTCTACCCGAGGACTCGGCGAGCCGCGTCAACATCCTCTGTCTGACCTTGCTCCGGACGAGGTTTACCTGGCGGACCGTGTCACCACGGCCCCCGGTGGTCTCTTACACCACCCTTTCACCCTTACCCCTTGCGGGGCGGTCTGCTCTCTGTGGCACTTTCTCGCGGATTGCTCCGGGTGGGCGTTACCCACCGTCCTGCCCTGAGGAGCCCGGACGTTCCTCGGTGCGGTTGCCCGCCACGCGACCGTCCAGTCGACCCATTCGCCCGTCCAGTCTACCGGGGGGCCAGCCGCAGGTGTTCGGCGCGCACGACGCTCACTTCTCCGCCGACTCCGCGATGCGCAGATCCAGCGGCACATCGATCGGGAACGAGCCGAACAGCCGTCGGGTCGCCACGGCCGCAGCTTCTCGCACCGCGTCGGCCGCAGCATCCGCTTGCTCCAGCGGAACATGCAGGATCACCTCGTCATGCAGGAAGAAAGCGAGGTGCGGATGCCGGGAGAACGTCGCGGATGCCGGTGCCGGAACCGCAGACTCGGGAAACTGCCGCAGCCGATGCCTGATCTCGGCGAGCCAGATCAGTGACCATTCGGCTGCGGTCCCCTGCACGACGAAGTTGCGCGTGAACCGCCCCCAGTCGCGCGCTCGCCGGCGGGCGACCGCCACGTCCGCCGGATCGGCGTCTGCACCCGTCGCGCCCGCCTGCATGCGTGACCATTCCTCGGACGGCCTCGGAGACGACCGGCCCAGCCAGGTGGAGACCACTCCCCCGTCCTCACCGAACCTGGCCGCCTTGTCGACGAGCGCCATCGCGCGGGGATACACCTTCCGCAGCCGCGGTACGAGTCGCCCGCTGTCACCCGTGGTGGCACCGTACATGGCACCGAGCACCGCGTACTTCGCCTCTTCACGCGTGGCGACCGCGCCGGACTCGACGACCCCCGCATAGAGGTCGGCCCCCTGGGCCGCGCGCGCCATCGCGCGATCCCCCGCCATCGCGGCGAGCATCCGCGGCTCCAGTTGCGCG includes:
- a CDS encoding SPOR domain-containing protein, whose protein sequence is MSTGDEKYWYNLATGQVEFGMISPSVDRVGPFDTEAEAANAPALLRERARAWADEDAAEDAAKSQDAE
- the ppgK gene encoding polyphosphate--glucose phosphotransferase encodes the protein MAKAIGVDIGGTGIKAGIVDLEHGTMASDRVRVPTPEGASPQDVLTAVQTVLRTLDVHESTLPLGVAFPAIVKRGKTLSAANVSKEWLDFDAERFFRDGLGRNIVFVNDADAAGVAEARHGAARDVIGLTLLTTLGTGIGSALLYDGVLVPNSELGHLNFREFDSVEKWAATSAREREGLSWEAWAERLQAFYSHIEFLFSPDLFVVGGGVSKNAGDFLPLLELKTPIVPAIHRNNSGIIGAASLAGD
- a CDS encoding LysM peptidoglycan-binding domain-containing protein; its protein translation is MSYRAVVGSALLAALVAVVLTGCTAPEPKPTETPAAVQPSPEPSVDPALAAESEPVDTGSIDGAEGEAVFYDDALVGYVVTYGDIISAIEQRFGVDRLASLNGVAPETIGPGDRLLLRRGAKVPDSSGCIERSGLGFLYGNGDDGHRVFWIGPELVDRGSRDTADGTVARDSAGRIMSYTVADGDGEIAIGDRFCLEPQSFMEYSGLEWVLQPGDVLVLAVDPADLFVAKQ